Proteins co-encoded in one Meiothermus sp. genomic window:
- a CDS encoding right-handed parallel beta-helix repeat-containing protein gives MRRIVAAGLLFIGLAFTQSLPEVPASEVQAFVAQAQRGGRVALRAGIYRLTRPLTLNNPVELVGAGSTQTVITSTAEGYVVSFRGGGKSSATGLAFEYQGKAQAYVVYIQEGEVILTDVAVSGAVRDAANKQGGSGIIVWNDSKLTLNKSVVWSNELEGVAVLDKSQVVIKDSDLSENVGSGLSLYDGSAGQVDNTLFEQNEASGIELFDRSQLTLENSDLQMNGEFGLYVADAASATARENSIQQNTFSGVLARDQAQVTLENNDILSNKEAGILCVGLATSVIRNNLIEKNATNGIGVSEKARVLAINNLVRGNAEFGLAASKEAVVSAQQNTIEFSGYSGILARDNVQVILERNLLQNNGEHGIFFVGNAGGRAQGNECKQNKLTDLYLEKSSNPTLGTNACKVERQP, from the coding sequence ATGAGGCGCATAGTGGCAGCAGGGCTCTTGTTTATTGGTCTGGCTTTTACTCAGTCATTGCCTGAAGTGCCGGCAAGCGAAGTCCAGGCCTTTGTGGCCCAGGCCCAGCGGGGCGGGCGGGTGGCGTTGCGCGCGGGCATCTATCGGCTTACCCGGCCGCTGACCCTCAATAACCCTGTCGAGCTGGTTGGAGCAGGAAGCACTCAAACGGTGATCACTTCTACGGCAGAGGGGTATGTGGTCAGCTTTCGCGGAGGCGGTAAGTCCAGCGCAACCGGCCTTGCATTTGAGTATCAGGGCAAGGCCCAGGCCTACGTGGTCTATATTCAGGAGGGCGAGGTCATCCTAACCGATGTAGCTGTTAGTGGGGCCGTGCGGGATGCGGCCAACAAGCAGGGTGGTTCGGGCATCATTGTCTGGAACGATAGTAAGCTGACGCTCAACAAAAGCGTGGTGTGGAGCAACGAACTCGAGGGCGTGGCCGTGTTGGATAAGAGCCAGGTTGTAATCAAGGACAGCGATCTTTCAGAGAATGTTGGAAGCGGCCTATCCTTATACGACGGTAGCGCCGGACAGGTAGATAACACCCTATTCGAGCAGAACGAAGCCAGCGGCATAGAGCTGTTTGACCGTAGCCAGCTAACCCTGGAAAACAGCGACCTCCAAATGAACGGCGAGTTTGGCTTGTATGTGGCGGATGCTGCCAGCGCGACAGCCAGAGAGAACTCCATTCAACAAAATACCTTTAGCGGCGTGCTGGCTCGAGACCAGGCCCAGGTGACCCTGGAAAACAACGACATCCTGAGCAACAAGGAGGCCGGCATTTTGTGTGTGGGTCTGGCCACAAGCGTCATTCGCAATAACCTAATCGAGAAGAACGCAACCAACGGCATCGGCGTTAGCGAGAAAGCCCGTGTGCTGGCTATTAACAACCTCGTTCGCGGCAACGCCGAGTTTGGGCTAGCCGCCAGCAAAGAGGCTGTAGTATCAGCTCAACAAAATACGATTGAATTCAGCGGTTATAGCGGCATTTTAGCCCGCGACAATGTGCAGGTCATCCTCGAGCGCAACCTCCTGCAAAACAACGGCGAACACGGGATTTTCTTCGTGGGCAATGCGGGGGGCCGGGCCCAGGGCAACGAGTGCAAGCAGAACAAGCTCACCGACCTCTATCTGGAAAAGAGCAGCAACCCCACCCTAGGCACAAACGCCTGCAAGGTCGAGCGGCAGCCCTAG
- the hisH gene encoding imidazole glycerol phosphate synthase subunit HisH: MKTLLIDYGSGNLHSAAKALQATGYRVTVSDDPRQVVGHDLLVLPGQGHFGQVMRSFQASGFEEGVRAHIALGKPFLGICVGMQILFESSEEAPQTAGLGLVRGRLARFQAARVPQMGWNTVEYSAHFQHLSGRYFYFVHSYFAPLVEGSVGVTDYSGTCFTALYAQGNVVAPQFHPEKSGAVGLALLEAIRRYFASRL; encoded by the coding sequence ATGAAGACCCTCCTGATTGACTACGGCTCGGGCAACCTGCACAGCGCCGCCAAGGCCCTGCAAGCCACGGGCTACCGGGTCACGGTCTCGGACGACCCCCGCCAGGTAGTAGGGCACGACCTGCTGGTGCTGCCGGGACAGGGCCATTTTGGGCAGGTCATGCGCTCGTTTCAGGCCTCCGGCTTCGAGGAAGGGGTGCGGGCGCACATTGCCTTGGGCAAGCCTTTTTTGGGCATCTGTGTGGGGATGCAAATCCTGTTCGAAAGCTCCGAAGAAGCCCCCCAAACCGCCGGGCTGGGCCTGGTGCGGGGCCGGCTGGCCCGCTTCCAGGCCGCACGGGTGCCGCAGATGGGGTGGAACACGGTGGAGTACAGCGCCCACTTCCAGCACCTATCGGGCCGCTACTTCTACTTTGTGCACTCCTACTTTGCCCCGCTGGTGGAGGGGAGCGTGGGCGTCACCGACTACAGCGGAACCTGCTTTACCGCGCTTTATGCCCAGGGTAACGTGGTAGCTCCCCAATTCCACCCAGAAAAGAGCGGGGCTGTGGGTTTGGCTTTGCTCGAGGCCATCCGGCGGTATTTCGCTTCCCGGCTGTAG
- the hisB gene encoding imidazoleglycerol-phosphate dehydratase HisB, producing MRSATIERNTAETQIRLSLNLDAPSSGEISTGLGFLDHMLLALQRHGRLGLEVKATGDLAVDVHHLVEDVGIVLGMALRQAVGEGRGIERYGEASVPMDETLVQVVLDLSGRSHLAFVPEELGIEGSAGGLNAYHLREFLRGLCNHAGLTLHVRLLAGREAHHVLEATFKALARALYQATRLTRPDLPSTKEVL from the coding sequence ATGCGTAGCGCTACCATCGAACGCAACACCGCCGAGACCCAGATCCGCCTCAGCCTGAACCTCGATGCACCCTCGAGCGGAGAGATCTCGACCGGGCTGGGCTTTCTGGATCACATGCTTCTGGCTTTGCAGCGGCACGGGCGCTTGGGGCTCGAGGTCAAAGCCACGGGCGACCTGGCCGTGGACGTGCACCACCTGGTGGAAGATGTGGGCATCGTGCTGGGGATGGCCCTGCGGCAAGCCGTGGGGGAGGGCCGGGGTATCGAACGCTACGGCGAGGCCAGCGTGCCCATGGACGAAACCCTGGTGCAGGTGGTGCTGGATCTGTCCGGGCGCAGCCACCTGGCCTTTGTGCCCGAGGAACTGGGCATCGAAGGGAGCGCCGGGGGCCTCAATGCCTACCACCTGCGGGAGTTTTTGCGCGGGCTTTGCAACCATGCGGGGCTCACCCTGCACGTGCGGCTTTTGGCTGGCCGGGAAGCCCACCACGTGCTCGAGGCCACCTTCAAAGCCCTGGCCCGGGCCCTCTACCAAGCCACCCGCCTCACCCGGCCCGACCTGCCCAGCACCAAGGAAGTGCTGTAG
- a CDS encoding histidinol-phosphate transaminase gives MKAFKPHLQGLPSYPYKKVDAPIKLDQNESPYDLPAELKQRVLARLQGLDFNRYPHLHAEDVREKLADWLSWPMEGLVVAPGSNLLIQALVQASNHVLDTAPSFPHYAFSAKISATPYQAIPLEGGFSLPTEALLEAMDTPPGVLFLPNPHAPTARLFAEADIQLLADKAARTGWLLVIDEAYHQFSGTDYAPLARANPSVALLRTFSKAWGLGGIRAGYLLASPEVCNVVQNFVPPFGLPAHTAQILLTVLEAPGYVQGIVQTLVAEREKLFRALQKHPTWRVYESQTNFLLIRTPDAAAAYQGLLRQGILVRRQDHYPGLEGCIRVSVGAPQENQRFLEAAFSLAEVPHA, from the coding sequence GTGAAGGCCTTTAAGCCCCATTTACAGGGACTGCCCAGCTACCCCTACAAAAAGGTAGATGCGCCCATCAAGCTCGACCAGAACGAGAGCCCCTACGACCTGCCCGCCGAACTCAAGCAGCGGGTTCTGGCGCGTTTGCAGGGCCTGGATTTCAATCGGTATCCGCACCTCCACGCCGAGGACGTGCGGGAAAAGCTGGCCGACTGGCTGAGCTGGCCCATGGAGGGGCTAGTGGTTGCACCGGGCTCCAACCTGCTCATTCAAGCCCTGGTACAGGCCTCCAACCATGTGCTGGATACCGCCCCTTCGTTTCCGCACTATGCATTCTCCGCCAAAATTTCGGCCACGCCTTACCAAGCAATTCCGCTCGAGGGCGGCTTCTCCCTGCCGACAGAGGCTCTGCTCGAGGCCATGGACACCCCTCCGGGCGTGCTGTTTCTGCCCAACCCCCACGCCCCCACGGCCCGGCTGTTTGCCGAAGCGGACATCCAACTTCTGGCCGACAAAGCCGCCCGGACGGGCTGGTTGCTGGTCATAGACGAGGCCTACCACCAGTTTTCGGGTACGGATTATGCGCCGCTGGCTCGAGCCAACCCCAGCGTAGCCCTTCTGCGCACCTTCTCCAAGGCCTGGGGCCTGGGGGGGATTCGGGCCGGCTACCTGCTGGCCTCGCCGGAGGTGTGCAACGTGGTACAGAACTTTGTTCCGCCTTTTGGCCTGCCGGCCCACACCGCCCAGATTCTCCTGACGGTGCTGGAGGCACCCGGCTATGTCCAGGGGATTGTGCAGACCCTGGTAGCCGAGCGGGAAAAGCTCTTCCGGGCTCTGCAAAAGCACCCCACCTGGCGGGTGTACGAAAGCCAGACCAACTTCCTTCTGATCCGCACCCCCGATGCGGCGGCGGCCTACCAGGGGCTGCTACGCCAGGGCATCCTGGTGCGGCGGCAGGATCACTATCCGGGCCTCGAGGGCTGCATCCGGGTCTCGGTGGGCGCGCCCCAGGAGAACCAGCGCTTCCTGGAAGCCGCCTTTTCCCTGGCCGAGGTGCCCCATGCGTAG
- the bshA gene encoding N-acetyl-alpha-D-glucosaminyl L-malate synthase BshA, whose amino-acid sequence MRIGMVCYPGLGGSGIVASELADRLARRGHRVYLFATELPMRLPEGSPVQFAAVDVPNYPVFPAPLYTLALAGALERAIREEGLELIHTHYAIPHAVAAELAAEGRIPLVHTLHGTDVTLLGIDPAYQTLTARALQKAAAVTAVSQNLAQQAQRTFGVSPQVIYNAVDTERFRPNPQARRFYAAQDEFLLVHASNFRAVKRVGDIVHVFAKIRQKLKARLVLVGSGPERAEALSIAHNLGVDDCVTSLATAKNPEEIIGAADVFLLASEYEGFGQSGLEALACGVPVVATRVGGVPEWLTPEVGRLVPFGDLEAFAQAVVEVLTSPGLEQMRASARSYAQTHFNPERITSQYEQVYQMAVGCKNLEPTAPAE is encoded by the coding sequence ATGCGAATCGGGATGGTGTGCTATCCGGGCCTGGGCGGGAGCGGCATTGTGGCCTCGGAGCTGGCCGACCGGCTGGCCCGCCGGGGGCATCGGGTGTATCTGTTTGCTACCGAGCTGCCCATGCGTCTACCGGAAGGGAGTCCGGTGCAGTTTGCTGCGGTGGACGTACCCAATTATCCGGTGTTCCCCGCACCCCTCTACACCCTGGCGCTGGCGGGGGCGCTCGAGCGGGCCATCCGGGAGGAGGGCCTGGAGCTGATTCACACCCACTACGCCATCCCCCACGCGGTAGCCGCCGAGCTGGCCGCCGAGGGCCGCATTCCCCTGGTGCATACTCTGCACGGCACCGACGTCACCCTTCTGGGCATAGACCCCGCCTACCAGACCCTTACCGCCCGGGCCCTGCAAAAAGCCGCCGCCGTCACCGCCGTTTCCCAGAACCTGGCCCAGCAGGCCCAGCGCACTTTTGGGGTAAGCCCGCAGGTCATCTACAACGCCGTAGACACCGAGCGCTTCCGGCCCAACCCCCAGGCTAGGCGCTTCTATGCAGCCCAGGACGAGTTTCTGCTGGTGCACGCCTCCAACTTCCGGGCGGTCAAGCGCGTGGGCGATATCGTGCATGTTTTCGCTAAAATTCGCCAGAAGCTTAAGGCCCGGCTGGTCTTGGTGGGCAGCGGGCCGGAGCGGGCCGAGGCCCTTTCGATTGCCCATAACCTGGGGGTAGACGATTGTGTGACCTCGCTGGCTACGGCCAAAAACCCCGAGGAGATCATTGGGGCGGCTGATGTGTTCCTGCTGGCCTCGGAGTACGAGGGGTTTGGTCAGTCGGGCCTCGAGGCCCTGGCCTGTGGGGTTCCGGTGGTAGCGACCCGCGTGGGCGGCGTGCCCGAGTGGCTTACCCCCGAGGTGGGCCGTCTGGTACCGTTTGGCGACCTGGAAGCTTTTGCTCAAGCGGTGGTGGAGGTGCTTACATCGCCCGGCCTCGAGCAGATGCGTGCTTCAGCCCGAAGCTACGCCCAGACCCACTTCAACCCAGAACGAATCACCAGCCAGTATGAGCAGGTTTATCAGATGGCTGTAGGGTGCAAAAACCTCGAGCCCACAGCACCTGCCGAATGA
- the mscL gene encoding large conductance mechanosensitive channel protein MscL, which produces MLEGFKKFIFRGNVIDLAVGVIIGGAFGAIVNSLVADIITPLIGMIFGAPDFSSLKLGAINIGKFINALVSFLMVAFALYFFVVTPMNKLQEMSRKKEPEAAPAGPPEEIVLLREIRDALKK; this is translated from the coding sequence ATGTTGGAAGGGTTCAAAAAGTTTATTTTTCGTGGGAATGTGATCGACCTGGCTGTAGGTGTGATTATTGGGGGTGCCTTCGGAGCTATTGTCAACTCGTTGGTTGCGGATATTATCACCCCCTTAATCGGTATGATATTTGGGGCTCCAGACTTCTCGAGCCTCAAGCTGGGGGCCATAAATATTGGGAAGTTTATCAACGCCCTGGTGAGTTTCTTGATGGTGGCCTTTGCGCTGTACTTCTTCGTGGTCACACCCATGAACAAACTGCAAGAGATGTCCAGGAAAAAAGAGCCAGAAGCGGCTCCCGCAGGCCCGCCGGAAGAGATTGTGCTTTTGCGGGAAATTCGCGACGCTTTGAAGAAATAA
- the rsmA gene encoding 16S rRNA (adenine(1518)-N(6)/adenine(1519)-N(6))-dimethyltransferase RsmA, which produces MNLTSPKVVRALLDRYGLRADKRFGQNFLVERSYLQKIVDTVGLQPGETVYEVGPGLGTLTRALAEAGANVVSIEMDRRLEAVYAETLAGLPVQIIWGDALAFDWASLTPQSLFAGNLPYNIATPLITKLLLSGRFRRIVALVQKEVALRMVARPRTPAYGLLSVRVQYHARARRVVDLPPGAFFPPPKVTSSVVCLEPNQRPDHPGLFRLVEAAFAQRRKTLMNALKAAGYTPERVAQALEALRLPLDVRGEALELQQFERLAERVIDNPSHPTS; this is translated from the coding sequence GTGAACCTCACATCACCCAAGGTTGTTCGAGCGCTACTCGACCGCTATGGCCTTAGAGCCGATAAGCGGTTCGGGCAGAATTTCCTAGTCGAACGGAGTTATTTGCAAAAAATTGTAGATACTGTCGGACTACAACCCGGCGAAACGGTCTATGAGGTGGGGCCGGGCTTGGGAACCCTAACCCGTGCCCTGGCCGAGGCTGGGGCAAACGTAGTTAGCATCGAGATGGATCGTCGGCTCGAGGCCGTCTATGCCGAAACCCTAGCCGGCCTGCCCGTGCAAATTATCTGGGGTGACGCGCTTGCCTTCGACTGGGCCAGTCTAACACCGCAAAGCTTGTTTGCAGGCAATTTGCCCTATAATATTGCCACACCACTCATCACCAAACTGCTGCTTTCGGGCCGATTTCGCCGGATTGTAGCGCTCGTGCAGAAAGAAGTGGCGCTGCGTATGGTAGCCAGACCCAGAACACCCGCCTACGGCCTGCTTTCCGTACGGGTGCAGTATCATGCGCGGGCTCGCCGGGTAGTGGATCTGCCCCCCGGTGCCTTCTTTCCTCCACCCAAGGTTACAAGTTCGGTGGTCTGCCTGGAACCAAACCAAAGGCCTGACCACCCAGGCCTCTTTCGTCTGGTTGAGGCTGCATTTGCCCAGCGTCGCAAAACGCTGATGAATGCACTCAAGGCTGCGGGCTACACGCCAGAACGGGTGGCACAGGCCTTGGAAGCGCTCCGTCTTCCTTTAGATGTGCGCGGCGAGGCCCTGGAATTACAACAATTCGAGAGGCTTGCAGAGCGAGTCATCGACAATCCTTCTCACCCTACCTCCTAA
- a CDS encoding metallophosphoesterase, which translates to MKVIAIGDLHADFPKLWRALRNSYAVGEDWLPSDPLRRGTYRVVLMGDLVHPKLLADYRRLTGLEDYDPNNPDHLRIAAKAQIRELMRIKRFQEAAPDHITILMGNHDHAAITGDMVLGNAHLEHKEFHPELGGVELPEELKNWIKTFPAQINLHGVNFAHVGPVPWLQTYDEMFYNGREAKEWWLNNADYVERMGYRFGVYGHTVMKNGILIKDKLALIDALDHNQYLELILDEDRLDWEIVEIPPVGSSIF; encoded by the coding sequence ATAAAAGTTATTGCCATCGGAGATTTGCACGCCGACTTTCCCAAGCTGTGGCGGGCTTTGAGGAATTCCTATGCTGTGGGAGAGGATTGGCTACCATCCGACCCCCTGCGGCGCGGCACTTACCGCGTGGTTTTGATGGGTGATCTGGTGCACCCAAAGCTCCTGGCTGACTATCGCCGTCTAACTGGCCTCGAGGACTACGACCCCAACAATCCCGACCACCTACGGATAGCCGCCAAAGCGCAAATTCGCGAGCTGATGCGCATCAAGCGCTTTCAAGAAGCTGCACCTGACCATATCACCATTCTGATGGGCAATCATGACCATGCTGCTATTACCGGCGATATGGTGCTGGGCAACGCACACCTCGAGCACAAAGAATTTCATCCAGAACTAGGCGGCGTGGAGCTTCCCGAGGAGTTAAAAAACTGGATAAAAACCTTTCCCGCCCAAATTAATCTCCACGGGGTCAATTTTGCCCATGTGGGGCCTGTGCCTTGGCTACAAACCTACGATGAAATGTTTTACAACGGGCGTGAGGCCAAGGAGTGGTGGCTCAACAACGCCGACTATGTCGAACGCATGGGCTATCGCTTTGGCGTATATGGCCATACCGTGATGAAAAACGGCATTCTGATAAAGGATAAGCTGGCCCTAATTGACGCACTCGACCACAATCAGTATCTGGAGCTGATTCTTGACGAAGACAGATTGGATTGGGAGATAGTTGAAATTCCTCCGGTGGGTTCTAGCATTTTCTAG
- a CDS encoding Rad52/Rad22 family DNA repair protein: protein MNDVWDVLSEPFAPEELQWRVEALSKDKRRALITPFVRHSAVLERLDEVAGIQGWQDSYEVVQIPARADGFYAVKCRLTIMDVAKEDVGVGNSLKAAFADALVRAAAKFGIGRYPRQWVDYDPVGEKFVPPQLDGMGEDYQQPDLEVQPSQPAPPPISEAKPEPQELIDRLIERLRQAGLGKQAALIVMKYGGYGKHPEETRKLYGELRALLKGQAS from the coding sequence ATGAACGATGTCTGGGATGTGCTCAGTGAACCCTTCGCTCCCGAAGAATTGCAGTGGCGGGTGGAGGCCCTATCCAAAGATAAGCGAAGAGCCCTGATTACACCTTTTGTGCGCCACAGCGCCGTGCTGGAGCGCCTCGACGAGGTAGCTGGCATACAGGGCTGGCAAGATAGCTACGAAGTGGTTCAGATTCCAGCTCGGGCAGACGGTTTTTATGCGGTCAAGTGCAGGCTTACCATAATGGACGTTGCCAAAGAGGATGTGGGCGTGGGGAATAGCCTCAAAGCGGCTTTCGCCGACGCATTGGTGCGGGCGGCAGCCAAGTTTGGCATTGGCCGCTATCCACGGCAATGGGTTGACTACGACCCCGTCGGCGAAAAGTTTGTTCCACCCCAGCTCGATGGCATGGGCGAAGATTATCAGCAGCCCGACCTCGAGGTTCAGCCATCCCAGCCTGCCCCTCCCCCCATCAGCGAGGCCAAGCCCGAGCCACAGGAGCTTATCGATCGCTTAATTGAGCGTCTTAGACAGGCTGGTCTGGGCAAGCAGGCTGCGCTAATCGTGATGAAGTATGGGGGGTATGGCAAACATCCCGAGGAAACCCGTAAACTTTACGGCGAGCTGCGGGCTTTGCTAAAAGGTCAGGCCTCTTGA
- the rplJ gene encoding 50S ribosomal protein L10, producing MPSKRNIEHLEALTATLKGTAGSFFVVNYQGLEAGPTGKLRKVIREKGGEMIVAKNTLIRKAISDLGLPELEGLNGPSAVVVFSDPAAVAKALKEFAKTNDKGIPVLKAGVLSGQALTGKQVEALADLPSQKELQAELVGVLSATMSNFVAVLGAKAQEFVGILDAQVQKLEAA from the coding sequence TTGCCTAGCAAGCGCAACATCGAACACCTCGAGGCGCTCACCGCTACCCTGAAAGGTACGGCAGGCTCGTTCTTCGTGGTGAACTACCAAGGGCTCGAGGCGGGCCCAACCGGGAAGCTTCGCAAGGTGATACGGGAAAAAGGTGGCGAGATGATCGTCGCCAAAAATACCCTCATCCGCAAAGCTATAAGCGACCTGGGGCTACCAGAGCTCGAGGGCCTGAATGGTCCCTCAGCGGTGGTAGTTTTCTCTGATCCCGCTGCAGTGGCAAAAGCCCTCAAGGAGTTCGCCAAGACGAACGATAAAGGCATTCCTGTTCTTAAAGCGGGTGTGCTCTCGGGACAGGCCCTAACGGGCAAGCAGGTAGAGGCCCTGGCCGACCTTCCCAGTCAGAAGGAACTGCAAGCCGAACTCGTCGGCGTGCTATCGGCCACGATGTCCAACTTCGTGGCTGTGCTGGGGGCAAAGGCTCAGGAATTCGTCGGCATCTTGGATGCCCAGGTTCAGAAACTAGAGGCCGCATAG
- the rplL gene encoding 50S ribosomal protein L7/L12 codes for MALDIASIKAQLSGATVLELKQLIDELKEEWGVTAAAPVAVAMPGAAAAAAPAAEEKTEFDVVLKDAGAQKLNVIKELRAITGLGLKEAKDLAEQGGVVKEGVSKDEAEKIKKQLEDAGAKVELK; via the coding sequence ATGGCTCTGGATATCGCTTCGATCAAGGCTCAACTTTCTGGCGCAACTGTGCTGGAACTCAAGCAACTCATCGACGAACTGAAAGAAGAGTGGGGTGTAACCGCTGCTGCTCCGGTTGCTGTGGCTATGCCGGGCGCTGCTGCTGCGGCTGCTCCTGCTGCCGAAGAGAAGACCGAGTTTGATGTGGTGCTCAAGGATGCTGGCGCTCAGAAGCTCAACGTCATTAAGGAGCTCCGCGCCATCACCGGCCTGGGTCTCAAAGAAGCCAAGGATCTGGCCGAGCAGGGCGGCGTCGTCAAGGAAGGCGTGTCCAAAGACGAAGCCGAGAAGATCAAAAAGCAGCTCGAGGACGCCGGCGCCAAGGTCGAACTCAAGTAA
- a CDS encoding lipocalin-like domain-containing protein: MRLWLMVLLLGLTGCLPSLQGVDPNRLPTADNWGPNNTPLEWWYVSGYLPEEGLAFHWAFFKAYAPQNWQIGLINPAIFFPGPYHATHLAVTDLRTNQKLFEERFDFRTDRPQGDSLVRFPPLRLEQGEWKLVQEGSGYHLSAGPIQVRLTPLKPAVVHPPGYSGTAETGHMYYVSFTRMALEGVIAGRAVRGEAWMDHQWGDQIGSQSGNPTGLGALWDWFGLHLSNGVDLMLYRVKNARGEVVQLAATAIDTQGKVQALHNLRMIPLESWVSSSARSYSLVWQVEAEGLSLRLEPLRKDQELLTSSTRVAYWEGPVIGSGTWQGQGVLAKGMGEFVAGPYDPPDSPFGPFLVPGR, translated from the coding sequence ATGCGCTTATGGTTGATGGTTCTATTGCTGGGTCTTACCGGTTGTCTCCCGTCCCTGCAGGGCGTAGATCCCAACCGCTTACCCACAGCCGACAACTGGGGCCCCAATAACACACCCTTGGAGTGGTGGTATGTTTCCGGCTATCTACCCGAGGAGGGGCTGGCCTTCCACTGGGCCTTCTTCAAGGCCTATGCTCCGCAAAACTGGCAAATTGGCCTGATAAACCCTGCGATATTTTTTCCCGGCCCCTATCATGCTACGCACCTGGCCGTGACCGACCTCCGCACCAATCAAAAACTCTTTGAAGAGCGCTTCGATTTCCGCACCGACCGGCCCCAAGGCGATAGCCTCGTGCGGTTTCCGCCCCTGCGGCTCGAGCAAGGCGAATGGAAGCTGGTGCAAGAAGGCTCAGGCTACCACCTGTCAGCCGGGCCCATCCAGGTACGCCTAACCCCGCTCAAACCCGCTGTAGTTCATCCACCGGGTTACTCCGGCACGGCTGAAACCGGCCATATGTATTACGTGTCCTTTACCCGCATGGCCCTCGAGGGTGTCATCGCTGGCCGGGCCGTGCGCGGTGAAGCCTGGATGGATCATCAGTGGGGCGATCAGATCGGGAGCCAGAGTGGCAACCCTACAGGCTTGGGGGCCTTGTGGGACTGGTTTGGTCTGCACCTTTCCAACGGGGTAGATTTGATGCTCTACCGTGTCAAGAATGCCAGAGGGGAGGTTGTCCAGCTTGCAGCGACCGCAATTGACACCCAGGGAAAGGTGCAGGCGCTCCACAACCTTCGGATGATTCCCCTAGAAAGCTGGGTCTCGTCCAGCGCACGCAGCTATAGTCTAGTCTGGCAGGTGGAGGCCGAGGGCCTAAGCCTTCGCCTCGAGCCCCTTCGCAAAGATCAGGAATTGCTGACCTCCTCGACCCGCGTAGCCTACTGGGAAGGCCCGGTGATAGGCAGCGGTACCTGGCAGGGGCAGGGGGTTTTGGCCAAAGGCATGGGCGAGTTTGTAGCCGGCCCCTACGATCCTCCGGATAGTCCTTTTGGACCCTTTCTTGTGCCAGGACGCTAG
- a CDS encoding TatD family hydrolase: MTDTHCHLDFMEPQETQAAIEASMDFKAILTIGTNPVRNRNTLALAEAHPHIWAAVGLHPTEAQLLSPELEADLQHLAQHPKVRAIGETGLDFYWTPETRQAQYRALDFQHQLAASLELPLIFHVRSKQDDLAEQELAAWLLYNRPSRFVLHAFAGHPKLIEVGLALGAYFGFAGPLTYKKNVALREAAKQIPLERLLIETDAPFLPPEPYRGKRNHPALARFTLAKLAEIRGLDLEQMEQITDQNAQACFAFNADAIVNRF, translated from the coding sequence ATGACCGATACCCACTGCCACCTAGACTTCATGGAGCCCCAGGAAACCCAGGCCGCTATCGAGGCCTCGATGGATTTTAAAGCCATCCTAACCATCGGTACCAACCCTGTACGCAACCGCAATACACTGGCCCTGGCCGAGGCTCATCCCCACATCTGGGCTGCTGTGGGATTGCACCCTACCGAGGCCCAGCTTCTTTCACCGGAACTCGAGGCCGACCTGCAACACCTGGCCCAGCACCCAAAGGTACGGGCTATCGGCGAAACCGGTCTGGATTTTTACTGGACACCCGAGACCCGCCAGGCCCAGTATCGAGCCTTGGATTTTCAACACCAGCTGGCGGCCTCGCTGGAGTTGCCGCTTATTTTTCACGTGCGTAGCAAGCAAGACGATCTGGCCGAGCAGGAACTGGCAGCGTGGTTGCTATATAACCGTCCCTCGAGGTTTGTTCTGCACGCGTTTGCAGGTCATCCTAAGCTAATCGAGGTGGGTCTTGCGCTGGGGGCCTACTTTGGCTTTGCTGGGCCGCTGACCTACAAAAAGAATGTAGCCCTGCGCGAGGCGGCTAAGCAAATTCCACTCGAGCGCTTGCTTATCGAAACCGATGCGCCTTTTTTGCCTCCCGAGCCCTACCGTGGTAAGCGGAACCACCCAGCCCTTGCCAGGTTTACTCTGGCCAAGCTGGCCGAGATTCGAGGCCTAGACCTCGAGCAGATGGAGCAGATTACCGATCAGAACGCCCAGGCTTGCTTTGCGTTTAACGCAGACGCGATAGTTAACCGATTCTAA